In Panicum virgatum strain AP13 chromosome 4N, P.virgatum_v5, whole genome shotgun sequence, a single window of DNA contains:
- the LOC120669995 gene encoding 1-phosphatidylinositol-3-phosphate 5-kinase FAB1B-like isoform X1, which yields MGDQKKTFSDVVKLLTSWLPRRSNPDNFSRDFWMPDHSCRVCYECDTQFTIFNRRHHCRLCGRIFCGKCTVNSIPVSSGPDRHVDEGDRIRVCTFCFKQWEQERVASLKQVMPVLSPSLSEASLFSTKSTITVNSVTTPGGSYSTGNYQHVGCVASSSNLKCFHDKTSHNTQDTHVPEKIRSTVSNKDDSSSVQFDFYTNRSDDEDEEYPSYCSDQHQNGQYYGPDEFDTSYNSTMSQIVEESMISKEVSPHVVDQGFPSTMPVAKLENEQEPDNNSECGAASSIYALESNDTNPVDFEKDEFFWLPPEPEDEDDDIGGDLFDDDDDDECIADGEQCRIRSSSSFGSGEFRSRDRSGEEHKKVMKNVIDGHFRALISQLLEVENISLHEGDDMGWLEIVTSVSWEAANFLKPDTSQGGGMDPGGYVKVKCLACGHRSESIVVKGVACKKNVAHRRMTARIEKPRLLLLAGALEYHRVTNQLSSIDTLLQQETDHLKMAVAKIVAQKPNLLLVENSVSRYAQDLLLEKNISLVLNIKQPLLQRISRCTGAQIVPSIDLLPSQKLGYCELFHVDKYDEHSLNLSNMAKKMVKTMMFFEGCPKPLGCTVLLKGGSMDELKKIKHVVQYGIFAAYHLALETSFLADEGATLTELPLKSPLTVALPDKRSTADNSISAVPGFTINVSNSQQTDSFDHFGTDYIVSTDPGERATVEAPVSSECLTSQNTYSHSYGPLCGNSRNFNHWNGDVNELVKATATSASASISSSSTSGAPTNHSHRYSTVEKKGMHFGDYHDGSTRSHGKTIMVDSASTLSCYRHNTVESSSNVTSSNIKESLEGSYALADVRTITNNNALVVQQVSTATAQNQETSQGDDSTSNKDEVVASDHQSILVSLSTRCVWKGTICERSQLLRIKYYGNFDKPLGRFLRDYLFDQGYQCRSCDKPPEAHVHCYTHRQGSLTISVRKLTEVVLSGERDGKIWMWHRCLKCPWSNGFPPATQRIVMSDAAWGLSLGKFLELSFSNHAAASRVASCGHSLHRDCLRFYGFGKMVACFRYAPISVHSVYLPPHKLDFGHQPLDWIQKEANEVIERAKHLFDEVLHALHLISGKKVQGGSHNIEPSTYIAELESMLRKEKSEFEGCLNKVLRKDIQKGQPDILEINRLRRQLLFHSYLWDRRIVFAARSDRCCHELFNFKQGDKEKIRSVDSVAEQNALTKVQSEVSGNKHTSKDAKYVECLQDSNYGGNCNGLDVSTPNSNHDQQMTTSELDLLQRDIKTPLYSSVSVSGESIPLEPDLVARRTLSEGQFPSVLDVTNALETKWTGKDDPVSSSKVTMLDSTASSEDSEEHMGDTTPSCSSILLNKLGDSAADHSNWIRMPFLLFYRSLNKQWNRSNRFDALNEYTPEYVSFLREVERQIGPKFIFPIGISDIVVGVYDDEPTSIISYALASQEYHLQMSDELERDTIDTSLPLCDSRSTSLTELDDCTSELLRSVVATEDNIVSMSGSKNPLASDPLVPRKVSHIKVNFGDEGPLGQVKYTVICYYAKQFDALRRMCCPSERDFIKSLSRCKKWGAQGGKSNVFFAKSMDDRFIIKQVTKTELESFMKFAPDYFQYVSESICTGSPTCIAKILGIYQVKSLKGGKEMRMDVLVMENLLFERNVTTLYDLKGSTRSRYNPDSNGSDKVLLDQNLIEAMPTSPIFVGNKAKRLLERAVWNDTSFLASIDVMDYSLLVGVDEKRHELVMGIIDFMRQYTWDKHLETWVKASGILGGPKNVSPTVISPKQYKKRFRKAMSAYFLVVPDQWSPPEIISNKQGADSGQDSDQVPLTEL from the exons ATGGGGGACCAAAAGAAAACATTTTCTGATGTAGTCAAGCTTTTGACATCATGGCTACCACGTCGCTCCAACCCAGACaatttctccagggacttctgGATGCCCGACCATAGTTGTCGAGTCTGCTATGAATGTGACACTCAGTTCACCATATTCAACCGTAGACATCATTGTCGTCTATGTGGGCGAATTTTCTGTGGTAAGTGTACTGTGAACTCGATACCAGTTTCAAGTGGGCCTGACAGACATGTCGATGAGGGGGACAGGATACGTGTCTGCACCTTCTGCTTCAAGCAATGGGAGCAAGAAAGAGTCGCTTCCCTCAAACAGGTTATGCCTGTGCTCAGCCCTTCCCTATCTGAGGCGAGTTTGTTCAGTACCAAGTCAACTATTACCGTCAATAGTGTTACCACACCAGGTGGATCTTACTCTACTGGAAATTATCAGCATGTGGGTTGTGTTGCCAGCAGTAGTAATCTGAAGTGCTTCCATGACAAGACCTCACATAATACACAAGACACTCATGTGCCTGAGAAAATCAGGTCCACTGTTTCAAACAAAGATGACTCATCTTCTGTTCAGTTTGACTTCTACACAAACAG gagcgatgatgaagatgaagaataTCCTTCTTACTGCTCTGATCAACACCAGAATGGACAATATTATGGCCCAGATGAATTTGATACATCCTACAATTCAACAATGTCGCAGATAGTAGAAGAATCTATGATCTCTAAAGAAGTATCGCCTCATGTGGTTGATCAAGGGTTTCCCAGCACAATGCCTGTTGCCAAACTGGAGAATGAACAAGAACCTGATAATAATTCTGAATGCGGGGCTGCTTCGTCCATTTATGCTCTGGAAAGTAATGATACAAATCCAGTGGACTTTGAAAAGGATGAATTTTTCTGGCTTCCTCCTGAaccagaagatgaagatgatgatatAGGAGGTGACTTgtttgacgacgacgacgatgatgagtGCATAGCTGATGGTGAACAGTGTCGGATTCGATCATCAAGTAGCTTCGGCAGTGGAGAATTCCGAAGCAGAGATCGGTCTGGTGAAGAACATAAGAAAGTAATGAAGAATGTCATTGATGGACATTTCAGGGCTCTGATTTCTCAGCTGTTGGAGGTGGAGAATATTTCCTTACATGAAGGTGATGACATGGGCTGGTTAGAGATTGTTACTTCTGTATCATGGGAAGCTGCCAACTTCCTCAAGCCAGACACAAGCCAAGGTGGGGGCATGGATCCTGGCGGATATGTCAAGGTTAAGTGTTTAGCATGTGGGCACCGCAGTGAAAG TATTGTTGTAAAAGGAGTAGCCTGTAAGAAGAATGTTGCACATAGGCGCATGACAGCTAGAATAGAAAAGCCTCGTCTCCTATTACTTGCAGGAGCTCTGGAGTACCACCGAGTAACAAATCAGCTGTCAAGTATTGATACATTGCTCCAGCAG GAAACAGATCACCTTAAAATGGCAGTTGCGAAGATTGTAGCTCAAAAACCTAACTTGCTTTTGGTTGAGAATTCAGTTTCTCGTTATGCTCAAGATTTGCTTCTAGAAAAGAACATATCATTGGTTCTAAATATCAAGCAGCCCCTCTTGCAGCGTATTTCTCGTTGCACAGGTGCTCAGATAGTTCCTTCTATTGATCTCCTACCATCTCAGAAGCTTGGTTACTGTGAATTATTTCATGTAGATAAATATGACGAACATTCTCTTAACTTGAGTAATATGGCAAAGAAAATGGTGAAGACCATGATGTTCTTTGAAGGATGCCCAAAACCGTTGGGTTGCACT GTTCTGCTGAAGGGTGGTAGCATGGATGAGCTAAAAAAAATTAAGCATGTGGTCCAGTATGGAATTTTCGCAGCGTATCACCTGGCGTTGGAAACATCTTTCCTTGCAGATGAAGGTGCTACCCTAACAGAACTTCCATTGAAATCCCCATTAACTGTAGCCTTGCCAGACAAACGATCTACTGCAGACAATTCCATTTCAGCAGTGCCAGGCTTCACAATCAATGTTTCTAACAGCCAGCAAACTGATAGTTTTGATCACTTTGGCACAGACTACATTGTGTCAACTGACCCAGGTGAAAGAGCTACAGTTGAAGCACCAGTATCAAGTGAATGCCTTACTTCTCAAAATACCTACTCCCATTCTTATGGACCGTTGTGTGGTAACAGCAGAAATTTCAACCACTGGAATGGTGATGTAAATGAATTAGTTAAAGCCACTGCAACTTCAGCTTCTGCTTCCATATCTTCTTCATCTACATCTGGTGCACCCACAAACCACAGTCATAGATATTCTACTGTGGAAAAGAAAGGTATGCATTTTGGTGATTATCATGATGGTTCAACAAGATCACATGGTAAGACAATAATGGTGGATTCAGCGAGCACATTAAGTTGCTATCGCCACAACACAGTTGAAAGTAGCTCTAATGTCACTAGTTCTAATATCAAGGAGTCATTAGAAGGTTCATATGCTTTGGCTGATGTGAGAACCATCACCAATAACAATGCTCTGGTAGTCCAACAAGTGTCTACAGCCACTGCACAAAATCAAGAGACCAGCCAAGGAGATGATAGCACATCAAACAAGGATGAAGTTGTGGCTTCTGACCATCAGAGTATCTTAGTCTCATTGTCCACACGATGTGTATGGAAAGGGACTATCTGTGAGCGTTCCCAGCTGTTACGCATCAAGTATTATGGTAATTTTGACAAGCCTCTTGGAAGGTTTTTGCGGGACTACTTGTTTGATCAG GGCTACCAGTGTCGTTCCTGTGATAAGCCACCTGAAGCCCATGTCCACTGTTATACTCATCGCCAGGGAAGTCTAACGATATCAGTTAGAAAACTTACGGAAGTCGTTTTGTCAGGTGAAAGGGATGGGAAGATTTGGATGTGGCACAGATGTCTGAAGTGCCCTTGGAGTAATGGATTTCCTCCAGCAACTCAGAGGATTGTCATGTCTGATGCTGCTTGGGGTCTGTCACTTGGTAAATTTTTGGAACTTAGCTTTTCCAACCATGCAGCTGCAAGTAGGGTGGCCAGCTGCGGTCATTCTCTCCACAGGGACTGCCTCCGGTTCTATGG GTTTGGCAAAATGGTTGCTTGCTTCCGATATGCTCCTATTAGTGTTCATTCTGTTTATTTGCCACCTCATAAACTTGATTTTGGTCACCAGCCCTTGGATTGGATACAAAAAGAAGCAAATGAG gttatTGAGCGAGCAAAACATCTGTTTGATGAAGTATTACATGCTTTACACTTGATATCTGGCAAAAAAGTTCAAGGCGGTTCTCATAACATAGAACCTAGCACATATATTGCTGAGCTTGAAAGCATGCTTCGAAAGGAAAAGTCAGAATTTGAG GGATGCCTGAATAAAGTTTTGAGAAAGGATATACAGAAAGGCCAACCAGACATACTTGAGATCAATCGGCTGCGAAGGCAGTTACTCTTCCATTCATACTTGTGGGATAGAAGGATAGTGTTTGCTGCAAGATCAGATAGGTGTTGTCATGAGTTATTTAACTTCAAGCAAGGAGACAAGGAGAAGATCCGTTCTGTAGATAGTGTTGCTGAGCAAAATGCACTAACAAAGGTTCAAAGTGAAGTTAGTGGGAATAAGCATACCAGCAAAGATGCTAAATATGTTGAGTGTCTACAGGACAGCAATTATGGAGGGAATTGCAATGGACTTGATGTGAGTACTCCCAATTCCAATCATGATCAGCAAATGACTACAAGTGAACTGGATTTGCTTCAAAGAGACATTAAAACTCCTCTGTACAGTAGTGTCAGTGTAAGTGGCGAGTCGATACCCTTGGAGCCAGATCTTGTTGCTCGGCGCACCCTTTCAGAAGGTCAGTTTCCTAGTGTATTGGATGTGACTAATGCACTTGAAACTAAATGGACCGGTAAAGATGATCCTGTTTCTTCTAGCAAGGTAACCATGCTAGATTCTACAGCATCCTCAGAGGATTCAGAAGAACATATGGGTGATACTACACCTTCATGCTCCTCAATATTGCTGAACAAGCTAGGGGACAGTGCAGCAGACCATTCTAATTGGATAAGAATGCCTTTCTTACTATTTTACCGTTCCCTCAATAAGCAATGGAATCGTTCAAACAGATTTGATGCACTCAATGAATATACTCCTGAATATGTTTCTTTCTTAAGGGAAGTTGAGCGTCAAATTGGGCCCAAATTTATCTTTCCTATTGGAATCAGTGACATTGTTGTTGGAGTTTATGATGATGAACCTACTAGCATTATCTCTTATGCTCTGGCCTCCCAAGAATACCATCTTCAGATGTCAGATGAGTTGGAACGAGATACGATAGACACTTCACTCCCACTATGTGACTCAAGAAGTACCTCATTAACTGAATTAGATGACTGTACTTCTGAACTTCTAAGAAGTGTTGTCGCGACAGAGGACAATATTGTCTCCATGTCAGGAAGCAAGAACCCACTTGCTTCAGATcctcttgtacctagaaaagtAAGTCACATAAAAGTGAATTTTGGGGATGAAGGTCCTCTAGGACAGGTCAAGTACACCGTTATTTGTTACTATGCAAAACAATTCGATGCTCTGAGGAGAATGTGTTGTCCATCAGAGCGTGATTTTATCAAGTCACTTAGTCGTTGCAAGAAATGGGGTGCTCAAGGAGGCAAGAGCAATGTTTTCTTTGCAAAATCAATGGATGACCGTTTCATAATTAAGCAGGTTACCAAAACTGAATTAGAATCTTTCATGAAATTTGCTCCAGACTACTTCCAGTATGTATCTGAGTCGATTTGCACTGGCAGTCCTACTTGCATTGCAAAAATTCTAGGTATCTATCAG GTTAAGAGCCTGAAAGGTGGTAAGGAGATGAGGATGGATGTTCTAGTGATGGAAAATCTTTTGTTTGAGCGTAATGTGACAACATTGTATGATTTGAAGGGTTCTACAAGATCAAGATATAACCCAGACTCAAATGGTAGTGACAAAGTGCTTCTTGATCAGAACTTAATTGAAGCGATGCCTACATCCCCTATTTTTGTTGGAAACAAAGCAAAGCGGCTGCTAGAGAGAGCTGTTTGGAATGACACTTCCTTTCTTGCT TCCATCGATGTAATGGATTACTCATTACTTGTCGGTGTCGATGAGAAAAGGCATGAACTTGTAATGGGAATTATAGATTTCATGAGGCAATATACGTGGGACAAACACCTAGAGACATGGGTGAAAGCTTCTGGTATATTAGGCGGACCAAAGAATGTGTCACCAACAGTAATTTCACCAAAGCAATACAAAAAGCGGTTCAGGAAAGCCATGTCTGCTTACTTCCTTGTTGTCCCAGATCAATGGTCACCTCCAGAAATCATCTCCAACAAGCAGGGGGCTGATAGTGGTCAAGACAGCGACCAGGTTCCCTTGACGGAATTGTGA
- the LOC120669995 gene encoding 1-phosphatidylinositol-3-phosphate 5-kinase FAB1B-like isoform X2: MGDQKKTFSDVVKLLTSWLPRRSNPDNFSRDFWMPDHSCRVCYECDTQFTIFNRRHHCRLCGRIFCGKCTVNSIPVSSGPDRHVDEGDRIRVCTFCFKQWEQERVASLKQVMPVLSPSLSEASLFSTKSTITVNSVTTPGGSYSTGNYQHVGCVASSSNLKCFHDKTSHNTQDTHVPEKIRSTVSNKDDSSSVQFDFYTNRSDDEDEEYPSYCSDQHQNGQYYGPDEFDTSYNSTMSQIVEESMISKEVSPHVVDQGFPSTMPVAKLENEQEPDNNSECGAASSIYALESNDTNPVDFEKDEFFWLPPEPEDEDDDIGGDLFDDDDDDECIADGEQCRIRSSSSFGSGEFRSRDRSGEEHKKVMKNVIDGHFRALISQLLEVENISLHEGDDMGWLEIVTSVSWEAANFLKPDTSQGGGMDPGGYVKVKCLACGHRSESIVVKGVACKKNVAHRRMTARIEKPRLLLLAGALEYHRVTNQLSSIDTLLQQETDHLKMAVAKIVAQKPNLLLVENSVSRYAQDLLLEKNISLVLNIKQPLLQRISRCTGAQIVPSIDLLPSQKLGYCELFHVDKYDEHSLNLSNMAKKMVKTMMFFEGCPKPLGCTVLLKGGSMDELKKIKHVVQYGIFAAYHLALETSFLADEGATLTELPLKSPLTVALPDKRSTADNSISAVPGFTINVSNSQQTDSFDHFGTDYIVSTDPGERATVEAPVSSECLTSQNTYSHSYGPLCGNSRNFNHWNGDVNELVKATATSASASISSSSTSGAPTNHSHRYSTVEKKGMHFGDYHDGSTRSHGKTIMVDSASTLSCYRHNTVESSSNVTSSNIKESLEGSYALADVRTITNNNALVVQQVSTATAQNQETSQGDDSTSNKDEVVASDHQSILVSLSTRCVWKGTICERSQLLRIKYYGNFDKPLGRFLRDYLFDQGYQCRSCDKPPEAHVHCYTHRQGSLTISVRKLTEVVLSGERDGKIWMWHRCLKCPWSNGFPPATQRIVMSDAAWGLSLGKFLELSFSNHAAASRVASCGHSLHRDCLRFYGFGKMVACFRYAPISVHSVYLPPHKLDFGHQPLDWIQKEANEVIERAKHLFDEVLHALHLISGKKVQGGSHNIEPSTYIAELESMLRKEKSEFEGCLNKVLRKDIQKGQPDILEINRLRRQLLFHSYLWDRRIVFAARSDRCCHELFNFKQGDKEKIRSVDSVAEQNALTKVQSEVSGNKHTSKDAKYVECLQDSNYGGNCNGLDVSTPNSNHDQQMTTSELDLLQRDIKTPLYSSVSVSGESIPLEPDLVARRTLSEGQFPSVLDVTNALETKWTGKDDPVSSSKVTMLDSTASSEDSEEHMGDTTPSCSSILLNKLGDSAADHSNWIRMPFLLFYRSLNKQWNRSNRFDALNEYTPEYVSFLREVERQIGPKFIFPIGISDIVVGVYDDEPTSIISYALASQEYHLQMSDELERDTIDTSLPLCDSRSTSLTELDDCTSELLRSVVATEDNIVSMSGSKNPLASDPLVPRKVSHIKVNFGDEGPLGQVKYTVICYYAKQFDALRRMCCPSERDFIKSLSRCKKWGAQGGKSNVFFAKSMDDRFIIKQVTKTELESFMKFAPDYFQYVSESICTGSPTCIAKILGIYQKMGQLDIYAFVLFS; this comes from the exons ATGGGGGACCAAAAGAAAACATTTTCTGATGTAGTCAAGCTTTTGACATCATGGCTACCACGTCGCTCCAACCCAGACaatttctccagggacttctgGATGCCCGACCATAGTTGTCGAGTCTGCTATGAATGTGACACTCAGTTCACCATATTCAACCGTAGACATCATTGTCGTCTATGTGGGCGAATTTTCTGTGGTAAGTGTACTGTGAACTCGATACCAGTTTCAAGTGGGCCTGACAGACATGTCGATGAGGGGGACAGGATACGTGTCTGCACCTTCTGCTTCAAGCAATGGGAGCAAGAAAGAGTCGCTTCCCTCAAACAGGTTATGCCTGTGCTCAGCCCTTCCCTATCTGAGGCGAGTTTGTTCAGTACCAAGTCAACTATTACCGTCAATAGTGTTACCACACCAGGTGGATCTTACTCTACTGGAAATTATCAGCATGTGGGTTGTGTTGCCAGCAGTAGTAATCTGAAGTGCTTCCATGACAAGACCTCACATAATACACAAGACACTCATGTGCCTGAGAAAATCAGGTCCACTGTTTCAAACAAAGATGACTCATCTTCTGTTCAGTTTGACTTCTACACAAACAG gagcgatgatgaagatgaagaataTCCTTCTTACTGCTCTGATCAACACCAGAATGGACAATATTATGGCCCAGATGAATTTGATACATCCTACAATTCAACAATGTCGCAGATAGTAGAAGAATCTATGATCTCTAAAGAAGTATCGCCTCATGTGGTTGATCAAGGGTTTCCCAGCACAATGCCTGTTGCCAAACTGGAGAATGAACAAGAACCTGATAATAATTCTGAATGCGGGGCTGCTTCGTCCATTTATGCTCTGGAAAGTAATGATACAAATCCAGTGGACTTTGAAAAGGATGAATTTTTCTGGCTTCCTCCTGAaccagaagatgaagatgatgatatAGGAGGTGACTTgtttgacgacgacgacgatgatgagtGCATAGCTGATGGTGAACAGTGTCGGATTCGATCATCAAGTAGCTTCGGCAGTGGAGAATTCCGAAGCAGAGATCGGTCTGGTGAAGAACATAAGAAAGTAATGAAGAATGTCATTGATGGACATTTCAGGGCTCTGATTTCTCAGCTGTTGGAGGTGGAGAATATTTCCTTACATGAAGGTGATGACATGGGCTGGTTAGAGATTGTTACTTCTGTATCATGGGAAGCTGCCAACTTCCTCAAGCCAGACACAAGCCAAGGTGGGGGCATGGATCCTGGCGGATATGTCAAGGTTAAGTGTTTAGCATGTGGGCACCGCAGTGAAAG TATTGTTGTAAAAGGAGTAGCCTGTAAGAAGAATGTTGCACATAGGCGCATGACAGCTAGAATAGAAAAGCCTCGTCTCCTATTACTTGCAGGAGCTCTGGAGTACCACCGAGTAACAAATCAGCTGTCAAGTATTGATACATTGCTCCAGCAG GAAACAGATCACCTTAAAATGGCAGTTGCGAAGATTGTAGCTCAAAAACCTAACTTGCTTTTGGTTGAGAATTCAGTTTCTCGTTATGCTCAAGATTTGCTTCTAGAAAAGAACATATCATTGGTTCTAAATATCAAGCAGCCCCTCTTGCAGCGTATTTCTCGTTGCACAGGTGCTCAGATAGTTCCTTCTATTGATCTCCTACCATCTCAGAAGCTTGGTTACTGTGAATTATTTCATGTAGATAAATATGACGAACATTCTCTTAACTTGAGTAATATGGCAAAGAAAATGGTGAAGACCATGATGTTCTTTGAAGGATGCCCAAAACCGTTGGGTTGCACT GTTCTGCTGAAGGGTGGTAGCATGGATGAGCTAAAAAAAATTAAGCATGTGGTCCAGTATGGAATTTTCGCAGCGTATCACCTGGCGTTGGAAACATCTTTCCTTGCAGATGAAGGTGCTACCCTAACAGAACTTCCATTGAAATCCCCATTAACTGTAGCCTTGCCAGACAAACGATCTACTGCAGACAATTCCATTTCAGCAGTGCCAGGCTTCACAATCAATGTTTCTAACAGCCAGCAAACTGATAGTTTTGATCACTTTGGCACAGACTACATTGTGTCAACTGACCCAGGTGAAAGAGCTACAGTTGAAGCACCAGTATCAAGTGAATGCCTTACTTCTCAAAATACCTACTCCCATTCTTATGGACCGTTGTGTGGTAACAGCAGAAATTTCAACCACTGGAATGGTGATGTAAATGAATTAGTTAAAGCCACTGCAACTTCAGCTTCTGCTTCCATATCTTCTTCATCTACATCTGGTGCACCCACAAACCACAGTCATAGATATTCTACTGTGGAAAAGAAAGGTATGCATTTTGGTGATTATCATGATGGTTCAACAAGATCACATGGTAAGACAATAATGGTGGATTCAGCGAGCACATTAAGTTGCTATCGCCACAACACAGTTGAAAGTAGCTCTAATGTCACTAGTTCTAATATCAAGGAGTCATTAGAAGGTTCATATGCTTTGGCTGATGTGAGAACCATCACCAATAACAATGCTCTGGTAGTCCAACAAGTGTCTACAGCCACTGCACAAAATCAAGAGACCAGCCAAGGAGATGATAGCACATCAAACAAGGATGAAGTTGTGGCTTCTGACCATCAGAGTATCTTAGTCTCATTGTCCACACGATGTGTATGGAAAGGGACTATCTGTGAGCGTTCCCAGCTGTTACGCATCAAGTATTATGGTAATTTTGACAAGCCTCTTGGAAGGTTTTTGCGGGACTACTTGTTTGATCAG GGCTACCAGTGTCGTTCCTGTGATAAGCCACCTGAAGCCCATGTCCACTGTTATACTCATCGCCAGGGAAGTCTAACGATATCAGTTAGAAAACTTACGGAAGTCGTTTTGTCAGGTGAAAGGGATGGGAAGATTTGGATGTGGCACAGATGTCTGAAGTGCCCTTGGAGTAATGGATTTCCTCCAGCAACTCAGAGGATTGTCATGTCTGATGCTGCTTGGGGTCTGTCACTTGGTAAATTTTTGGAACTTAGCTTTTCCAACCATGCAGCTGCAAGTAGGGTGGCCAGCTGCGGTCATTCTCTCCACAGGGACTGCCTCCGGTTCTATGG GTTTGGCAAAATGGTTGCTTGCTTCCGATATGCTCCTATTAGTGTTCATTCTGTTTATTTGCCACCTCATAAACTTGATTTTGGTCACCAGCCCTTGGATTGGATACAAAAAGAAGCAAATGAG gttatTGAGCGAGCAAAACATCTGTTTGATGAAGTATTACATGCTTTACACTTGATATCTGGCAAAAAAGTTCAAGGCGGTTCTCATAACATAGAACCTAGCACATATATTGCTGAGCTTGAAAGCATGCTTCGAAAGGAAAAGTCAGAATTTGAG GGATGCCTGAATAAAGTTTTGAGAAAGGATATACAGAAAGGCCAACCAGACATACTTGAGATCAATCGGCTGCGAAGGCAGTTACTCTTCCATTCATACTTGTGGGATAGAAGGATAGTGTTTGCTGCAAGATCAGATAGGTGTTGTCATGAGTTATTTAACTTCAAGCAAGGAGACAAGGAGAAGATCCGTTCTGTAGATAGTGTTGCTGAGCAAAATGCACTAACAAAGGTTCAAAGTGAAGTTAGTGGGAATAAGCATACCAGCAAAGATGCTAAATATGTTGAGTGTCTACAGGACAGCAATTATGGAGGGAATTGCAATGGACTTGATGTGAGTACTCCCAATTCCAATCATGATCAGCAAATGACTACAAGTGAACTGGATTTGCTTCAAAGAGACATTAAAACTCCTCTGTACAGTAGTGTCAGTGTAAGTGGCGAGTCGATACCCTTGGAGCCAGATCTTGTTGCTCGGCGCACCCTTTCAGAAGGTCAGTTTCCTAGTGTATTGGATGTGACTAATGCACTTGAAACTAAATGGACCGGTAAAGATGATCCTGTTTCTTCTAGCAAGGTAACCATGCTAGATTCTACAGCATCCTCAGAGGATTCAGAAGAACATATGGGTGATACTACACCTTCATGCTCCTCAATATTGCTGAACAAGCTAGGGGACAGTGCAGCAGACCATTCTAATTGGATAAGAATGCCTTTCTTACTATTTTACCGTTCCCTCAATAAGCAATGGAATCGTTCAAACAGATTTGATGCACTCAATGAATATACTCCTGAATATGTTTCTTTCTTAAGGGAAGTTGAGCGTCAAATTGGGCCCAAATTTATCTTTCCTATTGGAATCAGTGACATTGTTGTTGGAGTTTATGATGATGAACCTACTAGCATTATCTCTTATGCTCTGGCCTCCCAAGAATACCATCTTCAGATGTCAGATGAGTTGGAACGAGATACGATAGACACTTCACTCCCACTATGTGACTCAAGAAGTACCTCATTAACTGAATTAGATGACTGTACTTCTGAACTTCTAAGAAGTGTTGTCGCGACAGAGGACAATATTGTCTCCATGTCAGGAAGCAAGAACCCACTTGCTTCAGATcctcttgtacctagaaaagtAAGTCACATAAAAGTGAATTTTGGGGATGAAGGTCCTCTAGGACAGGTCAAGTACACCGTTATTTGTTACTATGCAAAACAATTCGATGCTCTGAGGAGAATGTGTTGTCCATCAGAGCGTGATTTTATCAAGTCACTTAGTCGTTGCAAGAAATGGGGTGCTCAAGGAGGCAAGAGCAATGTTTTCTTTGCAAAATCAATGGATGACCGTTTCATAATTAAGCAGGTTACCAAAACTGAATTAGAATCTTTCATGAAATTTGCTCCAGACTACTTCCAGTATGTATCTGAGTCGATTTGCACTGGCAGTCCTACTTGCATTGCAAAAATTCTAGGTATCTATCAG AAGATGGGGCAACTAGATATCTATGCTTTTGTTCTATTCAGTTGA